One window of the Salvelinus fontinalis isolate EN_2023a chromosome 2, ASM2944872v1, whole genome shotgun sequence genome contains the following:
- the LOC129812813 gene encoding tubulin alpha chain-like — MRECISVHIGQAGVQMGNACWELYCLEHGFQPDGTIHENTAPQLTDSSFGTFFSETGAGKYVPRAIFLDLEPTVIDEIRNGHYRQLYHPEQLISGKEDAANNYARGHYTIGKEIVDSVMDRMRKMADQCTGLQGFLIFHSFGGGTGSGFGALLMECLSVDYGKKSKLEFSVYPAPQVSTAVVEPYNSILTTHTTLEHSDCSFMVDNEAIFDICKRNLGVERPSYTNLNRLIAQIVSSITASLRFDGALNVDLTEFQTNLVPYPRIHFPLVTYAPIISAEKAYHEQLSVPEITNACFEPANQMVKCDPRRGKYMACCLLYRGDVVPKDVNAAIASIKTRRNIEFVDWCPTGFKVGINYQPPTVVPGGDQAKVQRAVCMLSNTTAIAEAWSRLDHKFDLMYAKRAFVHWYVGEGMEEGEFSEAREDMAALEKDYEEVGADSGDACEDE; from the exons ATG AGGGAGTGCATTTCTGTCCACATTGGCCAAGCAGGAGTCCAGATGGGCAATGCATGCTGGGAGTTGTATTGTTTGGAGCATGGTTTCCAGCCAGATGGAACCATTCACGAGAACACTGCTCCTCAATTGACTGACTCATCGTTTGGCACTTTCTTCAGTGAGACTGGGGCTGGGAAATATGTTCCCAGGGCCATCTTCTTAGATTTGGAGCCTACGGTCATTG ATGAGATTAGGAACGGCCACTACCGTCAGCTGTATCACCCTGAACAACTCATCAGTGGCAAGGAAGACGCTGCCAATAACTACGCTCGGGGCCATTACACCATCGGCAAGGAGATTGTGGACTCTGTCATGGACAGGATGCGCAAAATG GCTGACCAATGCACTGGACTACAAGGGTTCCTCATCTTCCATAGTTTTGGAGGTGGGACCGGCTCTGGCTTTGGGGCCCTGTTGATGGAATGCCTGTCTGTGGATTACGGCAAGAAGTCTAAACTAGAGTTCTCAGTCTACCCTGCTCCCCAGGTGTCCACAGCAGTGGTGGAGCCCTACAACTCCATCCTGACCACCCACACCACCCTGGAGCACTCTGACTGCTCTTTCATGGTGGACAACGAGGCCATCTTTGACATCTGCAAGCGTAACCTGGGAGTGGAGCGGCCATCTTACACCAACCTGAACCGCCTCATCGCCCAGATTGTCTCCTCCATCACAGCCTCCCTGCGCTTCGATGGAGCTCTCAACGTAGacctgacagagttccagactAACCTTGTGCCTTACCCCCGTATCCACTTTCCCCTGGTCACCTACGCTCCCATCATCTCAGCAGAAAAGGCCTACCACGAGCAGCTCTCTGTCCCTGAGATCACCAACGCCTGCTTTGAGCCGGCtaaccagatggtgaagtgtgatccCAGACGCGGCAAGTACATGGCCTGCTGCTTGCTGTACCGTGGCGACGTGGTTCCCAAAGACGTCAACGCAGCCATTGCCAGCATCAAGACCCGGCGCAACATCGAGTTTGTGGATTGGTGTCCCACTGGGTTCAAGGTGGGGATCAACTACCAGCCCCCTACGGTGGTTCCTGGAGGAGACCAGGCCAAGGTCCAGAGGGCTGTGTGTATGCTGAGTAATACCACAGCCATCGCTGAGGCTTGGAGTCGTCTGGACCACAAGTTTGACCTGATGTATGCCAAGAGAGCCTTCGTGCACTGGTATGTAGGTGAGGGCATGGAGGAGGGGGAGTTCTCTGAGGCCAGAGAGGATATGGCTGCTCTGGAGAAGGACTATGAGGAGGTGGGGGCAGACTCTGGGGATGCCTGTGAGGATGAATAA